The following are from one region of the Rhizobium sullae genome:
- a CDS encoding response regulator: MSIAEKIKVLIVDDQVTSRLLLSDALTQLGFKQITAAGDGEQGMKIMAQQPHHLVISDFNMPKMDGLGLLQAVRTNPATKKAAFIILTAQGDRALVQKAAQLGANNVLAKPFTIEKMKAAIEAVFGALK, from the coding sequence ATGTCGATTGCGGAGAAAATCAAAGTTCTGATCGTCGACGATCAGGTCACGAGCCGGTTGCTGCTCAGCGATGCGCTGACCCAGCTCGGCTTCAAGCAGATCACGGCTGCCGGCGACGGCGAGCAGGGCATGAAGATCATGGCCCAGCAGCCGCATCACCTGGTGATCTCGGACTTCAACATGCCAAAGATGGATGGTCTAGGCCTGCTGCAGGCCGTGCGCACCAATCCGGCAACGAAGAAGGCCGCCTTCATCATCCTGACGGCGCAGGGCGATCGCGCTCTCGTGCAGAAGGCTGCCCAGCTCGGCGCCAACAACGTGCTTGCGAAGCCCTTCACCATCGAAAAGATGAAAGCGGCTATCGAAGCCGTGTTTGGAGCGCTGAAATGA
- the cheT gene encoding chemotaxis protein CheT, with amino-acid sequence MTFSGPIEPPSPVEALPDILMRIVSELHDVAYLIERIEPQLLEIGGADVLNSPDSMKIMQGIDLAVQKARGLAEFIDTITGEIPQSWAVDVATALSLVKLAEMQKALGGATRHGHSQPLSKAAGDFDFF; translated from the coding sequence ATGACTTTCAGTGGACCGATCGAGCCGCCTTCGCCGGTCGAGGCGCTTCCGGATATCCTCATGCGCATCGTTTCCGAACTGCATGATGTCGCTTACCTCATCGAACGCATCGAGCCGCAGCTTCTCGAAATCGGCGGCGCCGATGTCCTGAATTCGCCGGACAGCATGAAAATCATGCAGGGCATCGATCTTGCCGTCCAGAAAGCCCGTGGTCTGGCTGAATTCATCGACACGATCACAGGTGAAATTCCGCAAAGCTGGGCTGTTGACGTCGCGACCGCGCTCAGTCTCGTCAAGCTTGCCGAGATGCAGAAAGCGCTCGGCGGCGCCACGCGCCACGGCCATTCCCAGCCGCTCAGCAAGGCGGCCGGCGACTTCGATTTCTTCTGA
- the cheD gene encoding chemoreceptor glutamine deamidase CheD, with protein sequence MNVEAAARRVHIIQGEWKVLNDPGAVLTTILGSCVAACLRDPVAGVGGMNHFLLPGTGNTPMSGGDATRYGVHLMELLINGLLKQGARRDRLEAKIFGGAKTISTFSNVGEQNAAFAMQFLRDEGIPVVSSSTGGEHGRKLEYWPVSGRARQYPLTGAETQKTVALEQRPVTPQKSVETSIEFF encoded by the coding sequence ATGAATGTCGAGGCAGCAGCCCGCCGCGTTCATATCATTCAAGGCGAATGGAAGGTCTTGAATGATCCGGGCGCGGTTCTGACGACCATTCTTGGCTCGTGTGTGGCTGCCTGTCTGCGCGATCCCGTGGCCGGTGTGGGCGGAATGAACCACTTCCTGCTGCCAGGCACGGGCAATACGCCGATGAGCGGCGGGGACGCCACACGCTATGGCGTTCATCTGATGGAATTGCTGATCAACGGCCTTCTGAAGCAGGGCGCGCGCCGCGACCGCCTGGAGGCAAAGATTTTCGGCGGGGCGAAGACGATCTCGACATTCTCCAATGTCGGCGAACAGAACGCCGCCTTCGCCATGCAGTTCCTGAGGGACGAAGGCATCCCGGTCGTCAGCTCCAGCACCGGCGGCGAACATGGCCGCAAGCTCGAATACTGGCCGGTTTCAGGCCGCGCGCGCCAGTACCCGCTGACGGGCGCCGAAACGCAGAAAACGGTGGCTCTCGAACAGCGTCCCGTCACGCCGCAGAAGTCGGTCGAAACAAGTATCGAATTTTTCTGA